One stretch of Flavobacterium sp. 9 DNA includes these proteins:
- a CDS encoding GNAT family N-acetyltransferase produces the protein MKLELPPIDFSGKVFPLPTSFPNKAILFPDNQIPEELLDFTIEVANANHIFWVKEICDTTLSSALARGTGISGRSPESLESKIKNGEAVIAFASDGSWAGFSFISSWENDKYVSNSGLIVAPQFRHTGLAKRIKRKIFELSRQKYPEASIFSLTTGLAVMKMNHELGFEPVTYSELPNDEVFWENCKSCVNCPILMSKERKNCLCTAMLYDPKKA, from the coding sequence ATGAAACTCGAACTTCCCCCCATAGATTTTTCAGGCAAAGTTTTTCCATTGCCTACTTCATTTCCGAATAAAGCAATTTTATTTCCGGACAATCAAATTCCCGAAGAGTTACTAGATTTTACGATTGAGGTTGCTAACGCGAATCATATTTTTTGGGTAAAAGAAATTTGCGACACAACATTATCTTCTGCTTTAGCACGAGGAACAGGAATTTCTGGCCGTTCTCCCGAATCGCTGGAATCAAAAATAAAAAATGGTGAAGCGGTTATTGCTTTTGCGTCAGACGGATCATGGGCAGGTTTCTCGTTTATTTCTTCTTGGGAAAATGACAAATATGTTTCGAATTCCGGATTAATAGTCGCGCCACAATTCAGACATACAGGTCTTGCAAAAAGAATTAAAAGAAAAATTTTTGAATTAAGCCGTCAAAAATATCCCGAAGCAAGCATTTTCAGTTTAACCACAGGATTGGCAGTTATGAAAATGAATCACGAACTTGGTTTTGAACCCGTTACTTATTCAGAATTGCCAAATGATGAGGTTTTCTGGGAGAATTGTAAATCATGCGTCAATTGCCCAATTTTAATGAGCAAAGAAAGAAAAAACTGTTTGTGTACGGCAATGTTATATGATCCGAAAAAGGCATAA
- a CDS encoding isochorismatase family protein — protein MKILPSNSTLLVIDVQEKLLPKIYENQEVMKNVIWAIDLAKTIGIPMLLTEHCPEKIGTTPAIIREKFEEIDIVTKTYFSAFREGNLLEHIQKERKQIIVAGTEAHICVQQTVLDFLELGYKVFILDSAVGTRNPIDKERALQRMQQNGAEIITKDMLAFEWLEKAETELFKIVLKTFIK, from the coding sequence ATGAAGATTTTACCATCAAATTCTACGTTGCTTGTCATTGATGTACAGGAAAAATTATTGCCAAAGATTTATGAAAATCAAGAGGTAATGAAAAATGTAATCTGGGCAATAGATTTGGCTAAAACAATTGGAATTCCAATGCTTTTAACGGAACATTGTCCGGAGAAAATTGGAACTACACCGGCGATAATCAGAGAGAAATTTGAAGAAATTGACATTGTCACAAAGACTTATTTTTCGGCATTTCGCGAAGGAAATCTTCTGGAACATATCCAAAAAGAAAGAAAACAAATTATTGTCGCAGGAACCGAAGCTCATATTTGCGTTCAACAAACAGTTTTGGATTTTCTGGAATTAGGCTATAAAGTTTTTATATTAGATTCGGCTGTAGGAACCCGAAATCCAATTGATAAAGAAAGAGCATTACAAAGAATGCAGCAAAATGGTGCTGAAATAATTACCAAAGATATGCTTGCGTTTGAATGGCTGGAAAAAGCAGAAACTGAACTTTTTAAGATTGTGCTTAAAACCTTTATTAAGTGA
- a CDS encoding alpha/beta hydrolase — translation MTKSKSIILIHGNFVNDLTWTKWKTHYEQKGYTVYTPANPGHEGVPADLRNQVHPALTRTGFIDIINNLLELIKTLPEKPLVVGHSMAGMAVMKLLELDKVSAAVSIDGAPPKNVFPPLSTLKAALPAFGFFSSKKYFLGSRDWYDKNFFNTLPESERAKAYDAVAVPESFKVNRELVLNSFSNIDFKKPHQPILFIGGGSDNIFSPALTTTLANKYSDKNSRVDLKIFQGKSHFICGEKGWESVADYILDWYEGL, via the coding sequence ATGACAAAATCAAAATCCATAATTCTTATTCACGGAAATTTTGTAAACGACCTTACCTGGACAAAATGGAAAACCCATTACGAACAAAAAGGATACACGGTTTACACACCAGCTAATCCGGGACACGAAGGAGTTCCGGCAGATTTAAGAAATCAGGTTCATCCTGCGCTTACCAGAACAGGATTTATTGATATAATAAACAATCTTTTGGAACTAATTAAAACCTTGCCGGAAAAACCATTAGTTGTTGGACATTCTATGGCAGGAATGGCGGTAATGAAATTGTTAGAATTAGATAAAGTTTCTGCAGCAGTAAGTATTGACGGCGCACCGCCAAAGAATGTGTTTCCGCCACTTTCGACCTTAAAAGCAGCACTTCCTGCATTTGGTTTTTTTTCCAGCAAAAAGTACTTTTTGGGAAGCCGCGATTGGTACGATAAAAACTTTTTCAACACATTGCCGGAATCCGAAAGAGCAAAAGCTTATGATGCCGTTGCAGTGCCGGAAAGTTTTAAAGTAAACAGAGAATTGGTATTAAACTCTTTTTCTAACATTGATTTTAAAAAACCGCATCAGCCTATATTATTTATTGGCGGCGGAAGTGATAATATATTTTCGCCTGCATTGACAACCACATTGGCAAATAAATATTCAGATAAAAATAGTCGTGTCGATTTGAAGATATTTCAAGGAAAAAGCCACTTTATTTGTGGTGAAAAAGGGTGGGAATCCGTTGCAGATTATATTTTAGATTGGTACGAAGGATTATAA
- a CDS encoding alpha/beta fold hydrolase, giving the protein MSKFTVKDGTEIYYKDLGTGQPIFFHHGWPLSADDWDAQIFFFLEQGYRVIAHDRRGHGRSTQTATGNEMDTYAADVDELTTFLGLKDAIHVGHSTGGGEAIHYAAKYGKNKVSKVVLISAVTPYMIVDDNNPNGVPLAVFDDIRFNTANNRHQFYIDITFPFYGYNREGADIKKGIQDNWWRQGMNGGIKAHYDCIKAFSETNFTEDLKSVDVPVLILHGEDDQIVPYATTALRAIDLLKNGKIITYPGLPHGMPTTHAATINADLLAFIKS; this is encoded by the coding sequence ATGAGCAAGTTTACAGTAAAAGACGGAACAGAGATTTATTACAAAGATTTGGGAACAGGACAGCCAATTTTTTTTCATCACGGTTGGCCATTGTCTGCAGACGATTGGGATGCACAAATATTTTTTTTCTTAGAGCAAGGCTATAGAGTAATTGCTCACGACAGACGCGGACACGGCAGATCTACACAAACTGCGACAGGAAATGAAATGGATACTTATGCAGCTGATGTTGATGAATTGACAACATTTTTGGGCTTAAAAGATGCAATACATGTTGGACATTCAACCGGAGGTGGAGAAGCAATACATTACGCAGCAAAATACGGAAAAAACAAAGTTTCGAAAGTTGTACTTATCAGTGCCGTAACGCCTTATATGATTGTTGATGACAATAATCCAAACGGAGTTCCATTGGCAGTTTTTGATGATATTCGTTTTAATACGGCCAATAACAGACACCAATTTTATATTGATATAACATTTCCGTTTTACGGATATAATAGAGAAGGAGCTGATATCAAAAAAGGAATTCAGGACAATTGGTGGCGTCAGGGAATGAATGGCGGAATTAAAGCGCATTATGATTGTATAAAAGCATTTTCGGAAACTAATTTTACCGAAGATCTTAAAAGTGTTGATGTTCCTGTATTGATATTGCACGGAGAAGACGATCAGATTGTTCCGTATGCAACGACCGCTTTGAGAGCAATTGATCTTTTGAAAAACGGAAAAATCATTACTTATCCTGGTTTACCTCACGGAATGCCAACAACTCATGCCGCAACAATTAATGCAGATTTATTGGCATTTATTAAATCTTAG
- a CDS encoding RNA polymerase sigma factor has product MDNRKFILSLKKGNEASFKEAYLNYYDKLINIARRFNFTVLTPQDFVQETFLRLYNKRELLNEDVLFDKQLFTICKNIIINHVNRENKIIQLDSFHVQAEEEDTETEVFEERQEILYNFINLLPEQQQKIYTLHKLENLSYKEIAAMTELSEKTIANHIYLASKFIRKKIENH; this is encoded by the coding sequence ATGGACAATAGAAAGTTTATATTAAGTTTAAAAAAAGGTAATGAGGCTTCTTTCAAGGAAGCTTACCTTAATTACTATGATAAACTGATCAATATTGCCAGACGATTTAACTTTACAGTACTTACTCCGCAGGATTTTGTTCAGGAAACTTTTTTAAGACTTTATAATAAAAGAGAATTGCTTAACGAAGACGTTTTGTTCGATAAACAATTGTTCACGATTTGCAAGAACATTATCATCAATCACGTAAACCGCGAGAATAAAATCATTCAGCTTGATTCTTTTCACGTTCAAGCCGAAGAAGAAGACACAGAAACCGAAGTTTTTGAAGAAAGACAAGAAATATTATATAATTTCATAAATCTTCTTCCGGAGCAACAACAAAAAATATATACACTACACAAACTGGAAAACCTTAGTTATAAGGAGATTGCAGCAATGACAGAGCTTTCTGAGAAGACAATTGCCAATCATATTTATCTCGCCAGTAAATTTATTCGAAAAAAAATCGAAAACCATTAG
- a CDS encoding FecR family protein: MSDKKIEDELKKIWDEVPISHSDSEKEASWEDFQSKAFSAKKPKFKIWRYAAAAAVLVFALIGTGLYFNRDSVTQNTIVATNVIENTTSKIKTVFLPDSSRVELSPNSKLSYADNFQTNRKIEIEGEGYFKVQKDKKHPFQVFCKETTTTVLGTSFTVKGSSKNSVSVSLFEGSVEMSVKNQDKKWILVPGETFTYANNTAEVTEFSRFVDFDNQKLTDVSVYIQENYGYKVIIPAEYSNQRITVRINKKEDLKIIVQLISEMYNLNFEINDELKEVTFQ, translated from the coding sequence ATGAGTGATAAAAAAATAGAAGACGAATTAAAAAAGATCTGGGACGAAGTTCCTATTTCGCACTCTGATAGTGAGAAAGAAGCTTCGTGGGAAGATTTTCAATCTAAAGCTTTTTCGGCAAAGAAGCCAAAATTTAAGATTTGGCGTTATGCGGCAGCAGCGGCAGTTTTAGTATTTGCATTGATTGGAACCGGACTTTATTTTAACAGAGATTCTGTAACGCAAAATACAATAGTTGCTACTAATGTAATTGAAAATACAACATCGAAAATAAAAACTGTTTTCTTACCGGATAGTTCCAGAGTTGAGTTAAGTCCTAATTCTAAACTTTCATACGCTGATAATTTCCAAACCAACAGAAAAATAGAAATTGAAGGCGAAGGATATTTTAAAGTTCAAAAAGACAAAAAACATCCTTTTCAGGTTTTTTGCAAAGAAACAACAACAACAGTTTTAGGAACTTCATTTACGGTAAAAGGAAGTTCAAAAAATAGTGTGAGTGTTTCTCTTTTTGAAGGAAGCGTTGAAATGAGCGTTAAAAATCAGGACAAAAAATGGATTCTTGTTCCGGGCGAAACATTTACGTATGCAAACAATACGGCTGAAGTAACGGAGTTTAGCAGGTTTGTAGATTTTGACAACCAAAAATTAACCGATGTAAGCGTTTATATTCAGGAGAATTACGGTTATAAAGTGATAATTCCCGCAGAATATTCTAATCAGCGAATTACGGTAAGAATCAATAAAAAAGAAGATTTAAAAATAATTGTACAATTAATATCAGAAATGTATAACCTAAACTTTGAAATAAACGATGAATTAAAAGAAGTTACTTTTCAATAG
- a CDS encoding TonB-dependent receptor domain-containing protein: protein MKHIISACFFLFGLSAFSQNVTVTVDKTVALKEFFKQIENQTDFKFAFTDQINTSQHYFTHQKTYKNIEIKDLVNELNKTATVQFSIVGNNIFVKQKATKTAKKKNKLTGQVFDDNNEPIIGANVYIKELETGVTTDRNGMFAIDLDKGSYTVAISYIGLKNKETKIAVSDDARINFTMDSDSQELEQVIITTSKAVDVKNTQMSVSKLSMAEIKRIPAAMGEPDPLKSLLTLPGVTNAGEASSGFNVRGGAADQNLILLDGAPVYGDSHMFGFFSIFNADIISGIELYKGGIPSKFGGRVSSVLDVTQQTGDFDEYKVNGGIGLISSRLLVQGPIQKGKGSFIVAGRTSYAHLFLKLADNSNSAMFYDLNAKFNYRFNANNSIAFSGYFGNDVFDIDNRFTSTFGNTMGTLNWKHKFSDNLSTNLSVFYSDYRFNLGLPTEFFKWNNNIQTSGLKYAWNHTVSEKLKLNYGIDGQYYNFNPGTVEPTNSASQFNYKQLDRKYAFESSVYLDFEHQITEKLNLRYGLRYSMFYRLGGEEISTYENGQAVVYNPLYHIYEKGTPTGTISYKSGETISKFDNLEPRAALSYAFNDNTSVKASYNRMAQYIHMLSNTQSPLPMTIWTPSGPFAKPQILDQYAVGYFKNFKDKDYSFEGELFYKKIQNRIDYIDGADILANNNVEQVILNGKARSYGMELSLRKNTGRFTGWVSYTLSRAEQKTPGRTPEEPGIANGEWYLSGYDKLHNLSIVGSYEYSPKWSFNGNFTLQSGQPVTYANGYYEFGGINIPNFSLRNENRLPLFHHLDLAATYTPRPDKKKGWQSYWVFSLYNVYNRKNAASITFTTNDDTGANETRRLSIFGVVPGVSYNFKF from the coding sequence ATGAAGCATATAATTTCCGCATGCTTTTTTTTATTCGGTTTAAGTGCGTTTTCCCAAAACGTTACAGTAACGGTAGATAAAACGGTAGCTTTAAAAGAATTCTTTAAACAAATTGAAAATCAAACCGATTTTAAATTTGCCTTTACAGATCAGATTAATACAAGTCAGCATTATTTTACCCACCAAAAAACATATAAAAATATTGAAATAAAAGATCTTGTTAATGAATTAAATAAAACTGCAACAGTTCAGTTTTCGATTGTTGGCAACAACATTTTTGTGAAGCAAAAAGCAACGAAAACAGCTAAAAAAAAAAACAAGCTGACCGGACAGGTTTTTGACGATAATAACGAACCTATTATTGGCGCCAATGTTTATATAAAAGAACTGGAAACTGGTGTAACAACAGACAGAAACGGAATGTTTGCTATAGACCTGGATAAAGGAAGTTATACGGTTGCGATTAGTTATATTGGTTTAAAAAATAAAGAAACGAAAATAGCTGTATCTGATGATGCAAGGATAAATTTTACAATGGATTCTGACAGTCAGGAGCTGGAACAAGTGATCATAACCACCAGTAAAGCTGTTGATGTTAAGAATACTCAAATGAGTGTTAGTAAGCTTTCGATGGCTGAGATTAAAAGAATTCCGGCTGCTATGGGCGAGCCGGATCCTTTAAAATCATTATTGACATTGCCGGGAGTTACAAACGCCGGAGAAGCTTCGTCAGGATTTAACGTTCGTGGTGGTGCAGCAGATCAGAATTTAATTCTTTTGGATGGCGCTCCTGTTTATGGTGATTCTCATATGTTTGGATTCTTCTCTATTTTTAACGCAGATATTATAAGCGGAATAGAATTATACAAAGGTGGGATTCCTTCTAAATTTGGAGGACGTGTTTCTTCAGTTCTTGATGTAACACAACAAACCGGAGATTTTGACGAGTATAAAGTTAACGGAGGAATTGGTTTAATATCAAGCCGACTTTTGGTACAGGGACCAATCCAGAAAGGAAAAGGTTCGTTTATAGTTGCGGGACGTACTTCGTATGCACATTTATTTTTGAAACTGGCAGATAACAGTAATTCAGCGATGTTTTATGATCTTAACGCCAAATTTAATTACCGTTTTAACGCGAATAACTCTATTGCGTTTTCAGGATATTTTGGGAATGATGTTTTTGATATCGATAATCGTTTTACGAGTACTTTCGGAAATACTATGGGAACCTTAAACTGGAAGCATAAATTTTCGGATAACTTAAGTACCAATTTATCCGTTTTCTATAGCGATTACAGATTTAATCTTGGCTTGCCTACAGAATTCTTTAAATGGAATAATAACATTCAGACTTCCGGACTTAAGTATGCCTGGAATCATACTGTATCAGAAAAGCTAAAACTAAATTACGGAATCGACGGTCAATATTATAACTTCAATCCGGGAACGGTAGAACCTACCAACTCAGCTTCGCAGTTTAATTACAAGCAATTAGATAGAAAATATGCTTTTGAATCTTCGGTTTATTTAGACTTCGAACATCAGATTACAGAGAAACTGAATTTAAGATACGGACTTCGTTATAGTATGTTTTATCGTTTAGGAGGCGAAGAAATAAGCACGTATGAAAATGGGCAAGCGGTAGTTTACAATCCGTTATATCATATTTATGAAAAAGGAACTCCAACGGGAACTATCTCTTATAAAAGCGGAGAAACGATAAGTAAATTTGATAATCTGGAGCCACGTGCAGCATTGTCGTATGCTTTTAACGACAATACATCTGTAAAAGCAAGTTATAACAGAATGGCACAATATATTCATATGTTGTCAAATACACAATCGCCATTGCCAATGACGATCTGGACGCCAAGCGGACCTTTTGCAAAACCACAGATTCTGGATCAGTACGCGGTAGGATATTTTAAGAACTTTAAAGACAAAGATTATTCTTTTGAAGGAGAATTGTTTTATAAGAAAATCCAAAACCGTATTGATTATATAGACGGAGCTGATATATTGGCAAATAATAATGTAGAACAGGTAATCCTGAATGGTAAAGCCAGATCATACGGTATGGAATTATCGTTGAGAAAGAATACCGGACGTTTTACAGGATGGGTTTCGTATACTTTATCAAGAGCAGAGCAAAAAACACCAGGAAGAACTCCTGAAGAACCGGGTATTGCAAATGGAGAATGGTATTTGTCAGGATACGACAAACTGCACAATTTGAGCATTGTAGGAAGTTACGAATACAGTCCTAAATGGTCTTTTAATGGTAATTTCACGCTTCAATCTGGTCAGCCGGTAACATATGCAAACGGATATTATGAATTTGGCGGAATCAATATTCCTAATTTTTCTCTTAGAAATGAAAACCGTTTACCACTTTTTCATCACTTAGATTTGGCAGCGACTTATACGCCAAGACCGGACAAAAAGAAAGGATGGCAAAGTTACTGGGTATTCAGTCTTTATAACGTGTACAATAGAAAAAATGCTGCTTCAATCACGTTTACAACAAATGATGATACAGGAGCAAATGAAACCAGAAGACTGTCAATTTTTGGCGTAGTACCTGGAGTTTCTTATAATTTTAAATTTTAA
- a CDS encoding DUF4249 domain-containing protein, producing MQRIRKYNFKSKALFFLSLLSVMFFSSCEDVVKLDLETGETKLVVDAEIIWQKGTTGNVQVIKISKTAPYYNNTTPKVSGAQVKVENSNGDVFTFNETEPGSYVCNNFVPVLNMDYTLSVTAEGQSFKATEKLTSVTPIDRVEQEIHKDAVGDESIEIVFYYKDPVDQLNYYLTDYKADFLLYPEYTLTDDEFYNGNEINNRFTNDDDKIQPGKTINITHRGISKNFYNYMNLILEIYGGSPFSIPPGNIRGNIVNTTDSNNFAFGYFRLCEADKIAYLVK from the coding sequence ATGCAAAGGATTAGAAAGTATAATTTTAAAAGTAAAGCGCTGTTTTTTTTAAGCCTTCTTTCTGTGATGTTTTTTTCATCTTGTGAAGATGTTGTAAAACTTGATTTAGAAACCGGAGAAACAAAACTAGTTGTCGATGCAGAAATTATCTGGCAAAAAGGAACTACCGGAAATGTGCAAGTTATTAAAATCAGTAAAACTGCACCATATTACAACAATACGACACCAAAGGTTTCTGGAGCACAAGTAAAAGTTGAAAATAGTAATGGAGACGTTTTTACTTTTAATGAAACCGAACCGGGTTCTTATGTATGTAATAATTTTGTTCCAGTTCTAAACATGGATTACACACTTTCTGTAACCGCAGAAGGGCAAAGTTTTAAAGCGACCGAAAAGCTGACATCTGTAACACCAATTGATAGAGTAGAGCAGGAAATTCATAAAGATGCAGTAGGAGATGAGTCAATCGAAATTGTATTTTATTATAAAGATCCGGTTGATCAGCTCAATTATTATTTGACAGATTACAAAGCTGATTTCCTTTTGTATCCGGAATATACACTTACAGACGATGAATTTTATAACGGAAATGAGATAAACAATCGATTCACCAACGACGACGACAAAATACAGCCGGGAAAAACGATTAATATTACACATCGCGGTATTTCTAAAAACTTCTATAATTATATGAACCTAATTTTAGAAATATACGGTGGAAGTCCATTTTCAATTCCTCCCGGAAACATCAGAGGTAATATCGTGAATACTACTGATTCAAATAATTTTGCTTTCGGTTATTTCAGACTTTGCGAAGCCGATAAAATAGCATACTTGGTAAAATAA
- a CDS encoding sporulation-delaying protein SdpB family protein, whose amino-acid sequence MNNFFLNIYHKSQGINYHTNTLGLVRSLLAFSTLIILLVNPASLIFHTGLGVPQIPYCSDSFLSRINLFCVFSEHLVFGRILAIVILLATISGFFPKITAPLHWWVTFSVNAGLVIVDGGCQVAAVLTFMIIPLVFTDNRTNHWSISKKHTNEYANITAYLALQALKLQVAFIYLDSAMSKLSAPWWTQGTALYYFINDPIIGATGIRLELFNMIFNFPVLLVFFTYFVILLEFALGLSPLYANKKKKSILFKLGILFHILIFLTFGIFTFVVTMFAALIILFLPMENNIRLNFRKNDERK is encoded by the coding sequence ATGAATAATTTTTTCTTAAATATCTATCATAAATCACAGGGAATTAATTATCATACAAATACATTAGGATTGGTAAGAAGCCTTCTTGCGTTTTCAACCTTGATTATATTACTGGTAAATCCGGCGAGTCTTATTTTTCATACCGGACTTGGCGTTCCACAGATACCATACTGCAGCGATAGTTTCTTATCTAGAATTAACTTGTTTTGTGTTTTTTCAGAGCATCTGGTTTTCGGGCGAATTTTAGCCATAGTAATTTTACTGGCAACAATTTCCGGTTTTTTTCCAAAAATTACTGCACCATTGCATTGGTGGGTAACTTTTAGTGTCAATGCGGGTTTGGTAATCGTAGACGGAGGTTGTCAGGTAGCAGCAGTTTTAACCTTTATGATTATTCCGCTTGTGTTTACAGATAATCGAACAAATCATTGGAGTATTTCTAAAAAGCATACAAATGAATACGCAAATATTACAGCTTATTTGGCTCTGCAAGCTTTAAAATTACAAGTTGCTTTTATTTACCTTGATTCGGCAATGTCTAAATTATCTGCACCTTGGTGGACGCAGGGAACGGCGCTGTATTATTTTATAAATGATCCAATTATTGGAGCCACTGGAATCAGACTTGAACTGTTTAATATGATTTTTAATTTTCCGGTTCTTTTAGTGTTTTTTACCTATTTTGTTATCCTGTTAGAATTTGCATTAGGATTAAGTCCGTTGTATGCCAATAAAAAAAAGAAATCTATTCTTTTTAAACTCGGAATACTTTTTCATATATTGATTTTTCTTACATTTGGCATATTCACATTTGTAGTAACCATGTTTGCAGCTCTAATTATTTTATTTCTGCCAATGGAAAATAATATCCGTCTTAATTTTAGAAAAAACGATGAACGAAAATAA
- a CDS encoding beta-ketoacyl-ACP synthase III encodes MNTLNASIIAIGGYVPETVLSNTDLEKMVDTSDEWITSRTGIKERRILDDPALATSDMASFAVKDLIENYAIDPLDIDCLILATSTPDRILTPAASLVCEKAGLKNAWGFDLNSACSGFLYALSVGASFVESGRYKNVIVIGADKMSSIVNYEDRNSCILFGDGAGAVLLQPNTEGRGIQQNIFRTDGTGAEYLTVRAGGSLLSTSEETIHNKQHFVQQEGRTVFKQAVKNMSGTSKELMEKASLTPEMVDWVIPHQANLRIIQAVSEDIGIGIEKFKINIQKYGNTTAATIPLCLWDFKNDFKKGDNIIVTAFGAGFSWGSMYIKW; translated from the coding sequence ATGAATACACTTAACGCTTCCATTATTGCTATTGGGGGATATGTACCGGAAACGGTTTTAAGCAATACTGATTTAGAAAAAATGGTAGATACCTCAGATGAGTGGATTACTTCACGCACGGGTATAAAAGAAAGAAGAATACTTGATGATCCTGCTTTGGCAACCTCAGATATGGCTTCTTTTGCAGTTAAAGATTTAATTGAAAACTACGCAATAGATCCGCTTGATATTGATTGTCTTATTTTGGCAACCTCTACACCAGATCGTATTTTAACTCCTGCAGCCAGTTTGGTATGCGAAAAAGCGGGCTTGAAAAATGCCTGGGGATTTGACCTTAACTCTGCTTGCAGCGGTTTCTTGTACGCACTTTCTGTTGGTGCAAGTTTCGTTGAAAGCGGCAGATATAAAAATGTTATCGTTATTGGCGCTGACAAAATGAGTTCTATCGTTAATTATGAAGACAGAAATAGCTGTATTCTTTTTGGTGACGGTGCCGGAGCAGTACTTTTACAGCCAAATACTGAAGGACGAGGAATACAACAAAACATTTTTAGAACTGACGGAACAGGAGCTGAATATCTTACGGTTCGTGCCGGAGGTTCTCTACTTTCGACTTCTGAAGAAACGATTCATAACAAACAGCATTTTGTACAACAAGAAGGAAGAACTGTTTTCAAACAAGCTGTAAAAAACATGAGTGGAACTTCTAAGGAATTAATGGAAAAAGCTTCCTTAACTCCTGAAATGGTTGACTGGGTTATACCACATCAGGCAAACCTGAGAATTATTCAGGCGGTAAGTGAGGATATTGGTATTGGTATTGAAAAGTTTAAAATAAACATTCAGAAATACGGAAATACTACCGCAGCGACGATTCCTTTATGTCTTTGGGATTTTAAAAATGATTTCAAAAAAGGTGATAATATCATCGTAACTGCTTTTGGTGCAGGATTCTCTTGGGGAAGTATGTACATCAAATGGTAA